The following proteins are co-located in the Betta splendens chromosome 9, fBetSpl5.4, whole genome shotgun sequence genome:
- the rassf8b gene encoding ras association domain-containing protein 8b: protein MKAMELKVWVDGVQRIVCGVTEFTTCQEVVIALAQAIGRTGRYTLIEKWRDTERHLAPHENPVVSLNKWGQYAGDVQLVLQRTGPSVSERPASDRQAPAPERCFYRQSLPPLARLRAPGGGGSLRRREPKRKSLTFSGGAKGLWDIFGRSRDAEAKQQRGVSLSFDRDGGGGGGVASVPGSPARELSRLVQLQRGKLQALEGRLVGCEAELRDWEDVITEGEQLEEELLLLEQQVRRNDAEMEEEEFWQEELHAEQERERRLRPQLAELQGRLRDCEDKLSEYVARIQSMEAGLERERLQQEAELHRRATEEEVRARLESARSELDAQVRRAARLESSCGALERSLGRSGSRLQEKEQELEQLTKELRQVNLQQFIQQTGTKVTVLPAQPAGGNASEVETGSLKRLGSSRLLPSNLRALQSIVSSSLNPEGIYV from the exons ATGAAGGCCATGGAGCTGAAAGTGTGGGTGGACGGAGTGCAGCGCATCGTCTGCGGGGTCACGGAGTTCACCACGTGCCAGGAAGTGGTCATTGCTTTAGCACAAGCTATCG GAAGGACCGGCAGGTACACTCTGATCGAGAAGTGGCGCGACACCGAGCGCCACCTGGCGCCGCACGAGAACCCGGTGGTGTCGCTCAACAAGTGGGGCCAGTACGCCGGCGACGTGCAGCTGGTGCTCCAGCGAACCGGGCCCTCCGTCAGCGAGCGGCCCGCCTCGGACCGGCAGGCGCCCGCCCCGGAGCGCTGCTTCTACCGCCAGAGCCTGCCCCCACTGGCCAGGCTCCGGGCGCCCGGGGGCGGGGGCTCGCTCAGACGCAGGGAACCCAAGCGCAAGTCCCTGACCTTCAGCGGGGGGGCCAAGGGTCTGTGGGACATATTTGGGAGAAGCAGAGATGCTGAAG CCAAGCAGCAGCGCGGGGTGAGTCTGAGCTTCGacagggatggaggaggagggggaggggtagCGTCTGTACCTGGGAGTCCAGCCAGGGAGCTGAGCCGgctggtgcagctgcagcgaggCAAGCTCCAGGCGCTGGAGGGCCGGCTCGTGGGCTGCGAGGCCGAGCTGCGAGACTGGGAGGACGTCATCACTGAG ggagagcagctggaggaggagctcctgcttctggagcagcaggtgagaagGAACGATgccgagatggaggaggaggagttctgGCAGGAAGAGCTGCACGCGGAGCAGGAGCGCGAGCGGCGGCTGCGGCCGCAGCTGGCCGAGCTGCAGGGGCGGCTGCGCGACTGCGAGGACAAGCTCTCTGAGTACGTGGCGCGCATACAG AGCATGGAGGCAGGACTGGAGcgggagcggctgcagcaggaggccgagctCCACAGGAGGGCCACCGAGGAGGAG GTCCGAGCGCGGCTGGAGAGCGCGAGGTCCGAGCTGGACGCGCAGGTCCGGCGCGCGGCGCGGCTGGAGAGCAGCTGCGGAGCACTGGAGCGCTCGCTGGGCCGGTccggcagcaggctgcag gagaaggagcaggagctggagcagctgacaAAGGAGCTACGACAGGTCAACCTGCAGCAGTTCATTCAGCAGACTGGCACCAAGGTCACCGTGCTGCCTGCTCAGCCTGCTGGAGGGAACGCCAGTG AGGTGGAGACAGGTTCTCTGAAGAGACTTGGTTCCTCGCGTCTCTTGCCCAGCAACCTGCGTGCTCTGCAGAGcattgtctcctccagccttaACCCTGAGGGCATCTATGTTTGA
- the nudt4b gene encoding diphosphoinositol polyphosphate phosphohydrolase NUDT4B — MKLKPNQTRTYDGEGFKKRAACLCFKNEREEEVLLVSSSRHPDQWIVPGGGMEPEEEPCGAAVREVFEEAGVKGKLGRLLGVFEQNQDRKHRTYVYVLTVTETLEAWEDSVNIGRKREWFTVDEAIKVLQSHKPVHAEYLRRLQLSCSPTNGNSILPSPPPNDNYPHYSATANTPSAGSVMGSSCR; from the exons ATGAAGCTCAAACCGAACCAGACCAGGACGTACGACGGCGAGGGCTTCAAGAAGCGAGCGGCGTGTCTGTGCTTCAAGAACGAACGGGAGGAAGAG GTTCTGCTGGTGAGCAGCAGTCGACACCCGGACCAGTGGATTGTCCCTGGAGGGGGGAtggagccggaggaggagccGTGCGGTGCTGCCGTGCGAGAGGTGTTCGAGGAG GCCGGTGTGAAAGGGAAGCTGGGACGTCTTCTTGGTGTATTTGAG CAAAATCAAGACCGAAAGCACCGGACGTACGTGTACGTGTTGACCGTCACCGAGACGCTGGAGGCCTGGGAGGACTCTGTTAACATAG GACGCAAGCGGGAGTGGTTCACGGTAGACGAGGCCATCAAAGTGCTGCAGAGCCACAAGCCCGTCCACGCCGAGTACCTGCGGcggctccagctcagctgctcCCCCACCAACGGCAACTCCATCCTCCCCAGTCCGCCGCCCAACGACAACTACCCGCATTACAGCGCCACCGCCAACACGCCGTCGGCGGGCAGCGTCATGGGCTCCTCCTGCAGATAG